The Alkalihalophilus pseudofirmus nucleotide sequence GGAATCCCCGTCTCATTTGTAAATTCCTCCCCCGCCTCCGTCAATGCATGATACAAATCGGATGCAGCTGCAATATATAACGGTTCATCTTCATCATTTGCGTTAGTACAGCCTGTCAAAATAAATACATGTAAAATAAAGAGTGTGCCAATTAGTTTATTTATCATCTTGCTTTTAGCCTTTCTATTGTGGTCTGTCATTTGTGGTCTGTCATTTGTCATCTGTTTATAAATAGTATGTACAACCTACTCTATTCTACCTTTTTCCAAATTCCATTTGAAGGCATTTGCTCATTTTTAAAAATATTCCCATAACAGCTATTAATAAAATAGAGTGGCTTTGACTTTAAAAGATAAAAATATGTTAGAGGAAATTTGCCTCTGGCTGAACGTTACTTCGCTGTGTTGTTGCTCGTTTAAGGAATATTGGAAATGAAGAATTCATAAATTCAAAACGTTAAGTGCCTTAAACATGGGTTATAGCGTAGTCTTCGCTCCTGAAATATGCTTCGCTTTCCGCGGTGAGCGAGTACCTGTAGTGGAGATCAACAATTACTGCAAGGGGACCCATTTTCCAGTGTATTTATTTCTGTTATGAGTGAAGACGATGAGAATGCTGCCGTGACGCCAGTGGAAAGCGTGTGCCTGCAGCGGAGCTCAACAACCACTATAAGGGCGCAGGAAAAACTCCCTTCAGATCAACTTTTTCTAAGGGAGTTACATTAATTAGCGATTCGTTCGTCTTCTAAGTTAAACCTTTTCGTTACATCCTATTCTTTTAACGATTTGGGAGCTGCCATTCAATCGGTTCTTCACCCATATCTGTTAAGATGCTATTGATCTTTGAAAATGGCCTGCTTCCAAAAAATCCGCGATGGGCTGACAGCGGACTCGGATGTGGAGCTGTAATGATATAATGATGATCATTTGTAATTCGCTTGCTTTTTGCTTCTGCATGCTTACCCCAAAGCACAAAAATGACAGGCTTTTCTCTTTCATTCAGAAGGTCAATCACCCGATCGGTAAAAAGCTCCCAGCCGCGCCCTTTATGTGAAGCTGCTTGTCCTCCCCTTACCGAGAGAACAGTATTTAATAAAAGAACACCTTGCTCTGCCCAGGGAACAAGATATCCGTTATTAGGAATCGAAGCGCCGAGATCTTCTTTTAATTCTTTAAACATATTTTGAAGAGATGGCGGGATGCGGACATCAGGCCTCACTGAAAAGCTTAGTCCATGTGCTTGATCAGGTCCATGGTAGGGATCCTGTCCAAGAATGACCACTTTTGTATCACGGTAAGATGTTAATTGAAGGGCTTCAAAGAGGTGATGCATTGAGGGATAAACTATTTCCTCTTGGTATTCCTTTTTTAAAAACTCGCGGAGCTCTTTATAATAAGGCTGCTCAAACTGATCTTTAAGCAGTTCGTTCCAATCATTTTTTAAGATACTCATACCTGTTTACCTCCATGTTATATCTAAGTTTTTTTAGTAGTATAACATGGGACAAACTAAATGCTTTTGTCTCACTAAATAAGTAGTATAAAAGCATTAGGACACATCTGTCGAATTCTAAGATTAAACAGGACAATATAACTGAATATTCAAACTATTATTGTGAGAATTTTACAGCTGTGGTACAATCAGAAGTGACATATATTCCATATTTATCCTTACTTTATAATGCACCTATGCAGACTCTTATAACACGAGTCCTACCAGTCGTTCTTCTACTGTGTAGGGCTCTTTTTGTAAAAAAGGGGGGGATAAAAGTGATGGAGTTGCTTGAGCAGTTGTTGACGTTGTCCGTACTTGCTGCCACTTGCTTCTCTACCGTCATGTTAGGTATCAAACATTTAAAAGAGATTAAAAAGAAACCTAAAAAGAGAAGACGATTCCCTTGAGGAAATC carries:
- a CDS encoding uracil-DNA glycosylase, producing the protein MSILKNDWNELLKDQFEQPYYKELREFLKKEYQEEIVYPSMHHLFEALQLTSYRDTKVVILGQDPYHGPDQAHGLSFSVRPDVRIPPSLQNMFKELKEDLGASIPNNGYLVPWAEQGVLLLNTVLSVRGGQAASHKGRGWELFTDRVIDLLNEREKPVIFVLWGKHAEAKSKRITNDHHYIITAPHPSPLSAHRGFFGSRPFSKINSILTDMGEEPIEWQLPNR